One genomic region from SAR92 clade bacterium H455 encodes:
- the bioC gene encoding malonyl-ACP O-methyltransferase BioC codes for MTHYPCDGVRLYAQPLVLVHGWGADSQIWAELPQQLRQFADVMTLDLPGFAQSPALEHYSETALHQWMAELLPERCYLMGLSLGGMLCSGFAARYPQSVAGLITLSSNIQFVATEANAAALDSQQYLGFLEAYNDDPKSCLKRFAGLQAQGDQQQRQLIRQLRGMQVALDSDSGAQLLQLLGEIDNQLSLSQIGCPTLAILGQGDALVPSVSADKIAGLNSKIEIALIKGAGHLPHLTQPEIVLEQIKCFLAYHLYALDKAKVADSFGRAAHKYDRAALLQHQVGEEMIAGLTANPELEKLIDLGCGTGYHCGHLQTQFPSAQVTGVDLSPAMLAYAASRYPEGHWLCGDAEDLPLEDHSQELIFSNFALQWCSDLPRLCGELLRVLKPAGQLCFAVPGPQTLFELRGAWQQVDAEIHVNRFYSLADWQVALEQAGFSQIELHSDNRVQRHSSVRELLMELKNVGAHNNNAGKQNTLTGKQHLQALYAAYEDYRQGDGTIPATWEIIRVRAIA; via the coding sequence TTGACCCACTATCCCTGCGATGGTGTGCGACTCTATGCACAGCCGCTGGTGTTGGTGCACGGTTGGGGGGCGGACAGCCAGATCTGGGCTGAACTGCCACAGCAATTGCGTCAGTTTGCCGATGTGATGACCTTGGATCTACCGGGCTTTGCCCAGTCCCCAGCGCTGGAACATTATTCCGAGACTGCTCTGCATCAGTGGATGGCGGAGTTGTTGCCGGAGCGCTGTTATCTGATGGGTCTGTCTCTTGGCGGTATGCTCTGTAGTGGTTTTGCTGCGCGCTATCCACAGTCTGTGGCAGGCTTAATTACGCTTTCCAGCAATATTCAATTTGTTGCCACTGAGGCCAATGCAGCGGCCTTGGATAGTCAGCAGTATCTCGGATTTCTTGAGGCCTACAACGACGATCCAAAGAGCTGCCTAAAACGCTTTGCCGGTCTGCAGGCTCAGGGCGATCAGCAGCAGCGACAGTTGATACGACAGTTGCGCGGCATGCAGGTTGCGCTCGATAGTGACAGCGGTGCCCAGTTGCTACAACTGCTTGGGGAGATTGATAACCAGCTTTCACTAAGTCAAATAGGTTGTCCGACACTGGCTATTTTGGGGCAGGGCGATGCCTTGGTGCCAAGTGTTAGCGCGGACAAGATTGCCGGGCTCAACAGTAAAATAGAGATCGCTCTGATTAAAGGTGCAGGCCATCTGCCTCATCTCACTCAGCCAGAAATTGTTCTTGAGCAAATCAAATGCTTTCTCGCTTATCATCTCTATGCACTGGATAAAGCTAAGGTGGCAGACTCCTTTGGCCGGGCGGCGCATAAATATGATCGTGCGGCGCTGTTACAGCATCAGGTGGGTGAAGAGATGATCGCTGGATTAACGGCAAACCCTGAGCTTGAAAAATTGATCGATCTCGGCTGTGGTACCGGTTACCACTGCGGCCATTTGCAGACCCAATTTCCCAGCGCTCAGGTTACTGGTGTGGATCTCTCTCCGGCAATGCTCGCCTACGCAGCCAGTCGGTACCCAGAGGGTCATTGGCTCTGTGGTGATGCCGAGGACCTGCCCTTAGAAGACCATTCTCAAGAGCTTATATTTTCTAATTTCGCGCTACAGTGGTGCAGTGATTTACCGCGCCTCTGTGGTGAGCTTTTGCGTGTACTCAAGCCCGCTGGGCAACTCTGTTTTGCCGTCCCCGGACCCCAGACCTTGTTTGAGTTGCGCGGTGCCTGGCAGCAGGTGGATGCGGAGATTCATGTGAATCGTTTTTACAGTCTCGCCGATTGGCAGGTTGCTCTTGAGCAGGCGGGTTTTAGTCAGATTGAATTACACAGCGACAATCGGGTTCAGCGGCACAGTTCGGTGCGCGAACTATTGATGGAATTAAAAAATGTCGGCGCGCACAATAACAATGCTGGCAAGCAGAATACACTGACTGGCAAGCAGCATTTACAAGCGCTCTATGCTGCCTACGAAGATTACAGGCAGGGGGACGGGACTATTCCGGCGACCTGGGAAATTATCCGCGTTCGCGCGATTGCATAG
- the bioD gene encoding dethiobiotin synthase has product MAKQWLFVTGTDTDVGKTVVACGFLAAANQQGLRTAAIKPVAAGCEVTEQGMTNTDALQLQAAASHQLSYQQINPVALEPAIAPHIAAAEAGVRMSVSRLVGYCRGVSLMPVDMVVIEGAGGWRVPINSRETLADVARELECAVIVVVGMRLGCLNHALLTMEAIRRDGLQVAGWVANILDPEMPRLQENIDTLKQCINEPCLGTVPRLDDLSAEQVAKFLTVPGR; this is encoded by the coding sequence ATGGCAAAACAGTGGTTATTTGTTACCGGTACAGATACTGATGTGGGCAAAACGGTAGTCGCCTGTGGCTTTTTGGCTGCGGCCAATCAGCAGGGTTTGCGCACTGCGGCGATTAAGCCGGTAGCCGCAGGTTGCGAAGTCACCGAGCAGGGCATGACTAATACTGATGCACTGCAACTACAGGCTGCCGCCAGTCATCAGCTGTCTTATCAGCAGATCAACCCCGTCGCACTGGAGCCTGCCATAGCACCTCATATAGCGGCGGCCGAGGCCGGTGTGCGAATGTCGGTCTCCCGTCTGGTGGGTTATTGCCGCGGTGTTTCCCTGATGCCGGTGGATATGGTGGTCATCGAAGGGGCTGGTGGTTGGCGAGTGCCGATTAATTCTCGAGAAACTCTTGCCGATGTGGCCCGTGAGTTGGAATGCGCCGTAATAGTAGTAGTCGGTATGCGCCTCGGTTGTCTCAATCATGCGCTGCTGACCATGGAAGCGATCCGCCGCGACGGATTGCAGGTTGCCGGTTGGGTGGCAAATATTCTCGATCCAGAGATGCCGCGCTTGCAGGAAAATATTGATACACTGAAGCAATGCATTAACGAGCCCTGTTTGGGCACTGTGCCCAGATTAGATGATCTGTCAGCAGAGCAGGTGGCGAAATTCCTCACTGTCCCTGGGCGCTAG
- a CDS encoding DUF3094 family protein, whose protein sequence is MSEENKLSAEDLERVRSVTNSGYNSTERQPFRPMRLLAVLWVVVAVLGGVSWLIGKNTGFL, encoded by the coding sequence ATGTCTGAAGAAAATAAATTATCCGCGGAAGATTTAGAGCGCGTCCGCTCAGTGACTAACAGCGGTTATAACAGTACAGAGCGTCAGCCATTCCGTCCCATGCGGCTGCTTGCTGTACTCTGGGTTGTGGTTGCAGTGCTCGGTGGCGTCAGCTGGTTGATTGGTAAGAACACCGGTTTTCTTTAA
- the recJ gene encoding single-stranded-DNA-specific exonuclease RecJ, with amino-acid sequence MLIEARTFDALGSDFDEQLDPLLKRIYLARGVTQQAALERQLTCLPSPSTMLGINTGVAILVEALIEQKRVLIVGDFDADGATSSALMVLALTAMGYQHVDFLVPNRFDYGYGLTPEIVDLAAEREPQLLITVDNGISSLEGVDKANSLGMQVIVTDHHLPGASLPDAAAIVNPNQPGCPFVSKNLAGVGVAFYLLSALRGQLRTNNWFVENNIPEPNMATWLDLVALGTVADVVPLDQINRALVHQGLMRIRAGYCRPGIKALLTIAGKNPQRLVATDLGFALGPRLNAAGRLDDISLGIQCLLTGDPQLAMDTARELDELNQDRKVIEQDMQREALKIVEQIPLSLDGEVPPALCLFQPEWHQGVVGLLASRIKEKYHRPVIAFARGDNGQLKGSSRSIPGLHIRDALDAVAAQNPGLISKFGGHAMAAGLSLDEDKLPAFKEAFQRQVAQLLSADDLQAKIATDGELIQQQLSMQTAELLRDNGPWGQLFPEPCFEGDFEVLQQRIVGEKHLKLVLAPVSESGQKQPYAGIDAIWFNADTALWPSSHHRLVRCVYRLDINEYRGQQSLQLMIQFLEPSAH; translated from the coding sequence ATGTTGATTGAGGCACGTACGTTTGATGCCCTCGGCAGCGACTTTGATGAGCAACTAGATCCGCTGCTAAAGCGAATCTATCTGGCCCGCGGTGTTACTCAACAAGCGGCCCTGGAGCGTCAACTCACCTGTTTGCCTTCCCCCTCTACCATGCTCGGTATAAACACTGGCGTGGCCATTTTGGTGGAGGCACTCATCGAGCAAAAGCGCGTCTTAATTGTCGGCGACTTCGATGCCGACGGTGCTACCAGTTCCGCTCTGATGGTTTTGGCTCTCACTGCCATGGGCTATCAACATGTAGATTTTTTGGTCCCCAACCGTTTTGACTATGGCTACGGCCTGACCCCAGAAATTGTCGACTTGGCTGCAGAGCGCGAGCCTCAACTATTGATTACCGTGGACAATGGCATCTCCAGTCTTGAGGGCGTCGATAAGGCTAATAGTCTAGGTATGCAGGTTATAGTTACCGACCACCATCTACCCGGCGCTAGCTTGCCCGATGCTGCCGCGATTGTTAATCCCAATCAGCCCGGCTGTCCCTTTGTCAGCAAAAATCTTGCCGGTGTCGGCGTCGCGTTCTATTTGCTCAGCGCTCTGAGAGGCCAACTGCGAACCAACAATTGGTTCGTCGAAAATAATATTCCCGAACCCAATATGGCCACCTGGCTCGACCTAGTGGCACTGGGAACCGTTGCCGATGTGGTGCCGCTGGATCAAATTAATCGTGCGCTGGTGCATCAGGGTTTGATGCGTATTCGCGCTGGGTACTGTAGGCCGGGAATTAAAGCGCTGCTTACTATCGCCGGGAAAAATCCCCAGCGCCTAGTGGCCACGGATTTAGGTTTTGCGCTGGGTCCGCGCTTAAATGCCGCTGGCCGTCTCGATGATATTTCACTGGGTATTCAATGTCTGCTGACCGGCGATCCCCAATTGGCCATGGATACCGCCCGCGAGCTGGATGAACTCAATCAAGATCGCAAGGTGATTGAGCAGGATATGCAGCGGGAAGCGTTAAAGATTGTCGAACAGATCCCTCTGTCATTAGACGGCGAAGTACCACCGGCTCTGTGCCTGTTTCAGCCAGAGTGGCATCAGGGTGTGGTGGGTTTGCTCGCCTCCAGAATAAAAGAAAAATATCACCGCCCGGTAATTGCCTTTGCCCGCGGTGACAACGGTCAGCTCAAGGGGTCCTCCCGCTCGATTCCCGGCCTGCATATTCGCGATGCGCTGGATGCAGTGGCGGCGCAAAACCCTGGCCTCATTAGTAAGTTTGGTGGCCATGCTATGGCGGCAGGACTCAGTCTTGATGAAGATAAATTGCCAGCCTTTAAAGAAGCTTTTCAGCGCCAGGTTGCGCAACTTTTAAGTGCCGATGACCTGCAGGCGAAAATCGCCACCGATGGCGAACTGATTCAGCAGCAGCTATCTATGCAGACTGCTGAGCTACTTCGGGACAATGGCCCCTGGGGTCAGCTTTTCCCCGAGCCCTGTTTTGAGGGGGATTTTGAAGTCCTGCAGCAGCGCATTGTTGGCGAGAAACATCTAAAGTTGGTGCTGGCACCAGTGAGCGAAAGCGGTCAAAAGCAACCTTATGCAGGTATAGACGCAATTTGGTTTAATGCCGATACTGCTCTCTGGCCGAGCAGCCATCATCGCCTTGTGCGCTGTGTCTATCGCTTGGATATCAATGAATATCGCGGCCAGCAATCGCTGCAATTAATGATTCAGTTTTTAGAGCCCTCAGCGCATTAA